A genomic region of Populus nigra chromosome 11, ddPopNigr1.1, whole genome shotgun sequence contains the following coding sequences:
- the LOC133668465 gene encoding disease resistance protein RPV1-like isoform X3 yields the protein MFAYIWRFIIRNRHVSPSPSTPSTLTTAQPQGIKHDVFLSFSEQDTLAGFTSHLYAAFDRKQILTFIDYQLVRGDEISASLLRTIEEAKLSVIVFPENYASSKWCLEELVKIFESRKNNGQIVIPVFYKVDPTHVRHQTGSFGDAFARLIRNKAPTLEEVQSFRDALTVAANLSGCTLLGNSELESEFIEKIVGDVLEKLHAMPSSHTMAGLFGIGVRVSEVESLLNMESPDVLIVGIWGMGGIGKTTIAEVVCSKVRSRFERIFVENFRQQSDLRRSFLSWLLGQETLNTMGFLSFQDSFVRDRLRRIKVFIVLDDVDDLMRFEEWRDLLDGRNSSFGPGSKVLITSRDKQVLSNVVDKTYKVQGLTNEQAIQLFSSKALKNCIPTSDHRHLIEQIGRRVQGNPLDLKVLGSFLYGKSIEEWRSALNKLAQHPSIERVLRISYDGLDSEQKSIFLDIAHFFIGRSEPDKATGILDCLYGRSVKFDISTLIDKCLITRTHKISNNELEMHDLLREMAFNIVRAESDFPGERSRLCHPPDVVQVLKENKGTQKIKGISLDMYWLWRHIHLKSDAFAMMDDGLRFLNFYHDGFSKENKVHLPPTGLEYLPNELRYLRWDGFPSKSLPPSFRAEHLVELHLRKSKLVKLWTGVKDVVNLRTIDLSDSTYLTELADLSMAKNLVSLRLDDCPSLTEVPSSLQYLDKLEKVSLLRCLNLRRFPMLDSKVLRHLEINRCLDVTTCPTISQNMETLILEETSIKEVPQSVTGRLKLLFLKGCSKMTKFPENLEDIEILSLIGTAVKEVPSSIQYLTRLYNLNMNGCSKLESFPEITVPMESLWRLNLSKTGIKEIPLISFKHMISLTSLYLDGTPIKELPLSIKDMVHLEELTLHGTPIKALPELPPSLRKLTTHDCASLETTNIGRLELGLDFTNCVKLDQKPLVAAMHLEIQSGKQIPHGRIKMVLPGSEIPEWFGDKGIGSSLTIQLPSNCHQLKGIAFCLVFLLPLPSQDMLYEFGDRYDANVYCDYHVKSKNGEHDGDDEVVLASGKTNVITFNMKKWDSDHMVLHYSNFNLVNRLREYSGNEVAIKFYHSIHNHGIGKVGHEIRRPSELKSCGVYLDFDENIPADKKFKRKFWEI from the exons ATGTTTGCTTATATCTGGAGATTCATCATACGAAACCGTCATGTATCTCCATCGCCATCTACTCCTTCCACCTTAACCACCGCCCAGCCACAAGGAATTAAACATGATGTCTTCCTTAGTTTCAGCGAACAAGACACTCTTGCTGGTTTTACCAGCCACCTCTATGCTGCTTTTGACCGGAAACAAATCCTAACTTTCATAGATTATCAGCTTGTGAGAGGAGATGAGATCTCGGCATCACTTCTGAGAACAATTGAAGAGGCCAAGCTTTCTGTGATTGTTTTTCCTGAAAACTATGCATCTTCCAAATGGTGCTTGGAGGAGCTTGTAAAGATTTTTGAGAGTAGAAAAAACAATGGACAGATAGTTATTCCGGTATTCTACAAGGTGGATCCAACCCATGTAAGACATCAAACAGGAAGCTTTGGGGATGCATTTGCTAGACTTATAAGGAATAAAGCTCCGACGTTGGAAGAAGTGCAGAGCTTCAGAGACGCTTTGACGGTTGCAGCCAATCTATCTGGATGTACCTTATTAGGGAATTCAGA GCTGGAGTCTGAATTTATTGAGAAAATCGTTGGAGATGTTTTGGAAAAATTGCATGCCATGCCTTCAAGTCACACTATGGCGGGTCTATTTGGAATTGGTGTTCGTGTTAGCGAAGTTGAGTCTTTGTTAAATATGGAATCTCCAGATGTTCTCATTGTAGGGATATGGGGAATGGGTGGTATCGGTAAGACAACGATTGCTGAAGTTGTGTGCAGCAAGGTTCGTTCTCGATTTGAAAGAATCTTTGTTGAAAACTTTAGGCAACAATCTGATTTGCGAAGAAGCTTTCTTTCATGGCTGCTTGGCCAAGAAACTCTGAACACTATGGGCTTCTTGAGTTTTCAAGATTCTTTTGTGAGGGATAGACTTCGTCGAATAAAGGTTTTTATTGTTCTGGATGATGTGGATGATTTAATGCgttttgaagaatggagagatTTGCTTGACGGACGAAACAGTTCATTTGGTCCGGGCAGTAAAGTTCTCATAACAAGTAGAGACAAACAAGTGCTTAGTAATGTAGTAGACAAGACATACAAGGTTCAGGGGTTGACCAATGAACAAGCTATCCAACTCTTTAGCTCAAAAGCCTTGAAGAATTGCATCCCCACAAGTGATCACAGACACTTGATAGAACAGATTGGAAGGCGTGTACAAGGCAATCCGTTAGACCTTAAAGTTTTGGGTTCTTTTCTCTATGGTAAAAGCATAGAAGAATGGCGCAGTGCATTGAATAAACTAGCTCAGCATCCTTCAATCGAAAGGGTGTTGAGAATTAGTTACGATGGGTTGGATTCAGAACAAAAATCCATATTTCTTGACATAGCACATTTCTTCATAGGAAGATCGGAGCCAGACAAAGCAACAGGAATATTAGATTGCTTATATGGTCGGTCTGTGAAGTTCGATATAAGCACGCTCATTGATAAGTGTCTCATAACTCGTACTCATAAGATTTCCAATAACGAGCTAGAAATGCATGATTTACTACGAGAAATGGCATTTAACATTGTTCGTGCAGAATCTGATTTTCCTGGCGAACGTAGCAGGTTATGTCATCCTCCTGATGTCGTTCAAGTATTGAAGGAAAATAAG ggaactcaaaaaattaaaggcatATCTTTGGACATGTACTGGTTATGGAGACATATACACTTGAAATCTGATGCCTTCGCAATGATGGATGATGGTCTTAGATTTCTCAATTTCTATCACGATGGTTTctccaaagaaaataaagtgCACCTTCCTCCTACTGGCCTCGAATATCTTCCTAATGAGCTGAGATATTTGCGATGGGATGGATTCCCTTCGAAATCCTTGCCGCCATCTTTTCGTGCTGAACACCTTGTCGAGCTTCACCTACGCAAAAGCAAGCTTGTAAAACTTTGGACAGGAGTAAAG GATGTTGTAAATTTAAGAACCATTGACCTATCTGACTCTACATATTTGACGGAATTGGCAGATCTATCAATGGCCAAAAATTTAGTGTCCTTAAGACTTGACGACTGTCCAAGTTTAACCGAGGTTCCGTCATCTCTTCAATATCTTGACAAGCTCGAAAAAGTTAGTCTCCTTCGTTGCTTAAATCTTAGAAGATTTCCAATGCTTGATTCAAAGGTTCTCAGACACCTTGAAATAAATCGGTGCCTAGATGTGACCACGTGTCCAACGATTTCACAAAATATGGAAACGTTAATATTGGAAGAAACTTCAATCAAAGAAGTTCCACAATCAGTTACTGGCCGGTTGAAATTACTTTTTCTAAAAGGTTGCTCAAAGATGACCAAGTTTCCGGAGAATTTAGAGGATATAGAAATTTTATCTCTAATAGGAACTGCTGTTAAAGAGGTGCCCTCATCAATCCAGTATCTCACAAGACTCTACAATTTGAATATGAATGGTTGCTCAAAACTTGAGAGCTTCCCAGAAATCACAGTGCCTATGGAATCTTTGTGGAGACTTAACTTGAGTAAAACAGGCATTAAAGAGATACCTTTGATATCATTTAAGCATATGATATCTTTGACGTCTCTGTATTTAGATGGAACGCCTATTAAAGAGCTACCCTTATCGATCAAAGATATGGTACATTTGGAAGAACTGACTTTGCATGGAACACCTATTAAAGCGTTACCTGAGCTTCCCCCTTCGCTGAGGAAGCTAACAACACATGACTGTGCATCACTAGAAACCACCAATATCGGTAGATTAGAGTTAGGATTGGATTTTACAAATTGCGTCAAATTGGATCAGAAACCACTGGTAGCAGCAATGCATTTGGAAATTCAG TCCGGAAAGCAGATCCCACATGGCAGAATTAAAATGGTTCTACCGGGAAgtgaaattccagaatggtTCGGTGACAAAGGAATTGGATCTTCACTCACCATACAGTTGCCCTCAAATTGTCATCAGCTCAAGGGAATTGCTTTCTGCCTTGTCTTTCTACTCCCTCTTCCCTCCCAGGACATGCTTTATGAATTCGGTGATCGTTATGATGCTAATGTATATTGTGATTACCATGTTAAGAGTAAAAACGGTGAgcatgatggtgatgatgaagtCGTCTTAGCTTCCGGGAAAACAAATGTTATAACATTTAACATGAAGAAATGGGACTCGGATCACATGGTTCTACATTACAGTAATTTCAATTTGGTAAATCGTTTACGTGAATATTCTGGCAATGAAGTTGCAATTAAATTCTACCATTCTATTCACAACCATGGAATTGGGAAGGTAGGTCATGAGATCCGAAGGCCTTCCGAGTTGAAAAGTTGTGGGGTGTATCTGGACTTTGATGAAAATATACCGGCGGACAAAaagttcaaaagaaaattttgggagatataa